A region of Ochotona princeps isolate mOchPri1 chromosome 2, mOchPri1.hap1, whole genome shotgun sequence DNA encodes the following proteins:
- the ELOA gene encoding elongin-A produces MLGGRSRGPRTRREPSSGEEAAPVTAMAAESALQVVERLQARLATNPDPKKLLKYLKKLSTLPITVDILAETGVGKTVNGLRKHEQVGGFARDLVAQWKKLVPVERNNEPEDQDYEKSSSRKRPRDAVQEDEDGEQEGDEQEPWRASGSQTYSPDHRQKKHRKLAEPERPQRAAPSHERKRCHRASPAYSSDHESSDYGHVQSPPPSASPQQVYLDHYRCPDEDPEPIIPSQKSGRTHSNAFQNRLGVIPERQPAEPPAREAGGHRKEHKSSHREKRPGEARGDSGSREKSHSRRPPSGDSTREKLPSGGPHKEKERDGGSLKKKVLPASEVASDNHLKKPKHKDSHKTKSDKKPSVDGAGAGKGPTEPPAKAKGKASDGLKMQEGKGKAGRSERRPKAEEADTEDGFEEPTMSFESYLSYDQPKKKKKKTVKTSATALGEKGLKKNDSKSTSKSLNSGQKLPKANGSKVEKLQPATADSARLRKVPTDPLPVLPDLPLPMIQSNYRPLPSLESICSFQPKRKAFSSPQEEDEAGFTGRRMNSKMQVYSGSKCAYLPKMMTLHQQCIRVLKNNIDSIYEVGGVPYSVLEPVLERCTPDQLYRIEECNHVLIEETDQLWKVHCHRDFKEERPEEYESWREMYLRLQEAREQRLRLLTKNIQSAHANKPKGRQAKMAFVNSVAKPPRDVRRRQEKFGTGGAVVADKIKIKPAPYPSGSSHTSSSNSFQASPEEPAYDGPSTSSAHLAPAVSTVSYDPRKPAVKKIAPMMAKTIKAFKNRFSRR; encoded by the exons cttttgaaatatttgaagaaactCTCCACCTTGCCAATTACAGTAGACATCCTTGCG GAGACCGGGGTCGGGAAGACGGTGAACGGCTTGCGGAAGCACGAGCAGGTCGGAGGCTTCGCCAGGGACCTCGTGGCCCAGTGGAAGAAGCTGGTTCCCGTGGAACG AAACAATGAGCCTGAGGACCAGGACTATGAGAAGAGTAGCTCGCGGAAGCGCCCTCGGGATGCTGTCCAGGAGGACGAGGACGGGGAACAGGAGGGAGACGAGCAGGAGCCCTGGCGGGCCTCCGGGAGCCAGACCTACAGCCCCGACCACAGACAGAAGAAGCACCGGAAGCTGGCAGAGCCTGAGAGGCCGCAGCGGGCAGCACCCAGCCACGAGAGGAAGCGCTGCCACCGGGCATCACCCGCCTACTCCTCCGACCATGAGTCCTCTGATTATGGTCACGTCCAGTCCCCACCGCCGTCCGCCAGCCCGCAGCAGGTGTACCTGGACCACTACAGGTGCCCAGATGAGGACCCCGAGCCCATCATCCCATCCCAGAAGTCTGGCAGAACTCACAGCAATGCCTTTCAGAACAGACTGGGAGTGATCCCAGAGCGGCAGCCAGCTGAGCCCCCAGCGAGAGAGGCTGGCGGCCACCGCAAGGAGCACAAGTCTTCCCACAGGGAGAAGCGTCCTGGGGAGGCCAGAGGAGACTCGGGGAGCAGAGAGAAATCCCACAGCCGGAGGCCGCCCTCGGGGGACAGCACGCGGGAGAAGCTGCCCTCAGGTGGGCCCCATAAGGAGAAGGAGCGAGACGGGGGCAGCCTCAAAAAGAAGGTTTTGCCCGCCTCGGAGGTGGCTTCGGACAACCACCTTAAAAAGCCAAAGCACAAGGACTCACACAAAACCAAATCAGACAAAAAGCCAAGTGTAGACGGCGCTGGCGCGGGCAAGGGCCCCACCGAGCCCCCGGCCAAGGCAAAAGGGAAGGCGTCTGATGGCCTCAAGATGCAGGAAGGCAAAGGGAAGGCCGGCAGGTCGGAGCGGAGGCCCAAAGCTGAGGAGGCGGACACGGAGGACGGCTTTGAGGAGCCCACCATGTCATTCGAGTCATACCTCAGCTACGACCAgcccaagaagaaaaagaaaaagactgtgaAAACTTCAGCCACAGCACTTGGAGAGAAGGGGCTGAAAAAAAATGACTCAAAAAGCACTAGTAAAAGCTTGAACTCGGGGCAGAAGCTGCCCAAGGCGAATGGAAGCAAGGTGGAGAAGCTGCAGCCGGCCACAGCCGACTCAGCCAGGCTGAGAAAG GTCCCCACGGACCCGTTGCCGGTGTTGCCAGACCTCCCACTGCCCATGATCCAGAGCAATTACCGTCCACTTCCTTCCCTCGAATCGATCTGTTCCTTCCAGCCAAAGCGAAAAG CATTCTCGTCCCCCCAGGAAGAGGACGAAGCGGGGTTCACTGGCCGGAGAATGAATTCCAAGATGCAGGTGTATTCCGGTTCCAAATGTGCCTATCTCCCCAAGATGATGACCTTGCACCAGCAGTGCATCCGAGTTCTTAAAAACAACATCGATT cCATCTATGAAGTAGGCGGTGTCCCTTACTCTGTGCTCGAGCCCGTGCTGGAGAGATGCACCCCTGACCAGCTGTACCGCATAGAAGAGTGTAATCAC GTATTAATTGAAGAAACAGATCAATTATGGAAAGTTCATTGTCATCGAGACTTTAAAGAAGAAAGACCAGAAGAATACGAGTCATGGCGGGAGATGTACCTGCGACTTCAGGAGGCCCGAGAGCAGCGGTTACGGCTGCTGACTAAGAACATTCAGTCTGCCCATGCCAATAAGCCCAAAG GCAGACAAGCAAAGATGGCCTTCGTCAACTCCGTGGCCAAGCCTCCTCGCGATGTCCGAAGGAGGCAGGAGAAGTTTGGAACTGGAGGAGCAGTTGTTGCCGACAAAATTAA GATTAAGCCAGCCCCGTATCCTTCCGGAAGTAGTCACACCTCCAGCAGCAACAGCTTCCAGGCCAGCCCTGAAGAGCCAGCCTACGACGGCCCAAGCACCAGCAGTGCCCACCTGGCGCCAGCAGTCAGCACTGTTTCCTACGATCCTAGGAAGCCAGCTGTGAAGA AAATCGCCCCGATGATGGCCAAGACGATTAAAGCCTTCAAAAACAGATTCTCCCGGCGATAG